The Oreochromis niloticus isolate F11D_XX linkage group LG13, O_niloticus_UMD_NMBU, whole genome shotgun sequence genome has a window encoding:
- the rhoq gene encoding rho-related GTP-binding protein RhoQ — protein sequence MANGTGTIMLKCVVVGDGAVGKTCLLMSYANDAFPEEYVPTVFDHYAVSVNVGGKQYLLGLYDTAGQEDYDRLRPLSYPMTDVFLICFSVVNPASFQNVREEWVPELQEYAPSVPYLLIGTQIDLRDDPKTIAKLNDMKEKPIATEQGQKLAKEIGACCYVECSALTQKGLKTVFDEAIIAILTPKRKKGSLKRRLGPRCINCCLIT from the exons ATGGCAAACGGAACCGGTACTATCATGTTAAAATGCGTCGTGGTCGGAGACGGTGCGGTGGGTAAAACGTGTCTGCTGATGAGCTATGCCAATGACGCCTTTCCAGAGGAGTATGTACCCACGGTCTTTGATCATTATGCAG TGAGCGTCAACGTCGGAGGAAAGCAGTACTTGTTGGGACTGTATGACACAGCTGGTCag GAGGACTACGACCGCCTGAGGCCGTTGTCCTACCCGATGACCGATGTCTTCCTCATCTGCTTCTCTGTGGTCAACCCCGCCAGCTTCCAGAATGTGCGTGAAGAATGGGTGCCCGAGTTGCAGGAGTACGCTCCCAGTGTCCCTTACTTGCTCATCGGCACGCAG ATTGATCTCCGTGATGACCCCAAAACCATTGCCAAACTAAATGACATGAAGGAGAAGCCCATCGCCACCGAGCAAGGACAGAAACTGGCAAAGGAG ATTGGTGCATGTTGCTATGTGGAATGTTCAGCATTGACCCAGAAGGGCCTGAAGACGGTGTTTGACGAGGCCATCATTGCCATCCTGACCCCCAAGAGAAAGAAGGGGTCTCTGAAAAGAAGACTGGGGCCTCGCTGCATTAACTGCTGTCTGATTACGTGA